Proteins encoded by one window of Chloroflexota bacterium:
- a CDS encoding MoaD/ThiS family protein — protein MAPQSDVDTDSIVRLGFEPGQTIEQVLARLGIAPQETSNIFLNGELLALTREVKDGDRLGVFPRDMGLLYSWYFTRKP, from the coding sequence TTGGCGCCGCAGAGTGACGTTGACACTGATTCCATAGTGAGGCTGGGTTTTGAACCAGGACAAACCATAGAACAGGTTCTAGCCCGACTGGGCATCGCCCCCCAAGAGACGAGCAATATCTTCTTAAATGGAGAGCTCTTAGCTCTGACCCGCGAGGTCAAAGACGGCGATCGGCTGGGCGTCTTTCCCAGGGATATGGGCTTGCTCTATAGCTGGTATTTTACAAGGAAGCCTTAG
- a CDS encoding MoaD/ThiS family protein — protein sequence MIEVHLYGKMRRYGQEKEISHPSVVRLEIKGEHYVDEVLQALGIPPKEPRNVFINGRYKPEWHSEVIRDGDRLGLFGSDMALLYI from the coding sequence ATGATAGAAGTTCACCTGTATGGTAAGATGCGCCGCTACGGCCAGGAGAAGGAGATCTCTCATCCCTCCGTCGTTCGGCTGGAAATAAAGGGCGAGCACTATGTCGATGAAGTGTTACAAGCTCTCGGCATCCCCCCTAAAGAGCCCAGAAACGTCTTCATCAATGGCCGCTATAAGCCGGAATGGCATAGCGAGGTTATCAGGGATGGTGATAGACTCGGCCTCTTCGGTAGCGATATGGCCCTGCTCTATATCTGA